The Streptomyces rubrogriseus genomic sequence GACACCGCCGGCCGGTTCCTCGTTCTGGCTGGCGACCGCCTGGCTGGTGGTCCTGCCGACCTTCGGCGGCTACGGCCTGTACTGGCTGATCCTGCGCCGGTCCGGCATCACCGAGGTCAACACCCTCATGTTCCTCATGGCGCCGGTCACGGCGGTGTGGGGCGCCCTCATGTTCGGTGAGCCGTTCGGCGTCCAGACCGCCCTCGGCCTGGCGGTCGGCCTCGCGGCCGTGGTCGTCGTCCGGCGCGGGGGCGGCGCGCACCGGGGGCGGCCGGTGCGGTCCGGCGCGGACCGTCCGGCGGCCGGAGGGCCGACGGCCGACAAGTCCACGGACAGGACGACGGCAGACAGGACGACGGCGGCCAGGCGCTGAGACCCGTCGCGGGCGCCTCAGAAGCCGCCGCCGAAGTCCCCTCCGCCGCCGAAGCCGCCGCCACCGCCGAAGTCCCCTCCGCCGAAGCCGCCCCCGAAGTCACCGGGATCGAAGTCGCCGCCCGAGACGTCGCCGCCCTCGTAGCCGCCGAAGTCTCCGTACCCGGTGCCGTAACCGGCTCCGTAGGCGGGGCCCGCCATCATGCCGCCGAGCATGGTGCCGACCAGGAGGCCGGGCAGGATGCCGCCGCCGAAGTAGCCGCCCGCCCAGGGGCCGTAGGCCGGGCCCGCGTCCCAGTAGGGGCGGCGGCCGTACTCGGTGTCCACCTCGCGGATCATCGGGTCCCGCCCGTCGGACAACCGGGCCTGGTCGGCGGCACAGACCGGGACCTGGCGGGTGGTGCCGCCCGGCGGGGTCCAAGTGGCGTCGGCGACCGACGGGCCGTGGCGCGGGTCGAAGAAGCAGGGCGGGCGGCGTTCGCGCAGCGGCCTGCCCTCGCGGCGGGCGGCGAGCTGCGCGAGCGAGAAGCGGCCGTCCTCCACCGCCTGGGTGACGGCACGCACGTCCTCGGGTTTGCGGGCGTCGGCCATGTACGTCTTGGCCTGCTCGTAGGCGTCCAGGGCACGTTCGTAGTCGGCCCGCATGGCGTCGTCGGCGCCCGGTTCCGCCGGGTGGAAGTCCAGGCGGTCCAGCTCCTCGCCGAAGGCCGTGATGTCCTCGTCGACCACCACCCGCAGCCGTTCCAGCGCCGCCCGCTGCTCCGCCTCGCGGCGGTGGCGGCTGCGCCGGGAGACCGCGTAGACGCCCGCGCCGCCGAGGACCACCACCGCGCCCGCGGTGATCAGGGCGCCCGTGGGCGCGGAGCCGCCGCCGGAGTCCCAGGACGAGGGGGCGGAGCCGCGCACACTGCGCAGCGCGTCGTCGACGAAGTCGTTCAGCTGGGCCTTGGGGTCGCCCGCGCCCTGGACGGCGGTGACCAGGTTGTGCACGCCCTGGCGGCTCAGCACGCTGCTGTCGGCGCGGGCGTCGAAGCGGTCGCCGAGGCGGACGCCGTACAGACCGGTGATGCCGGTCTCGGTCCGGAGGTTCTGGAAGAGGTTCTCGGTCGGGTAGCCGGCCGGGAGGACCGCCACGAAGACCGGTTCGCCCGCGTCCTCGATCTTGTCGGCGAGCGCGTCCGCGTCCGACTTGGACAGCAGGTCGGAGGCGGCCGGGTCCACGTACACCGGACTCTCGCGCAGGGCCGCGCCGATCTCGGAGACACCGGTCTCCGCCTGCGCGCCGGGCGCACCGGCGAGCAGCACCGCCAGCGCGGCGACGACCGGCGCGACCAGGAGGCGTACGAAGGCACCCATCCACGTGACCCTCATAGTCTCAAAGCTACAGGAAGCATCTGAAGAGGGACATCACTCAGACCGACCGCCCGGGGGCGCCCGCGCCGCCGGTTGTCAGAACCGCTCGATCCGCTTCGTGTCGTCGTCCCCGCCGCGCTGCATGAACCGAAGACGCCGATTGCGCAGCGCCTGGACGAATTGGTTGCGCTGGTAGTCGCGGGCCCGCGTCGGCCCCTGGGTCGGGAGTTCCTTGTGCTGGACTGCGATGTCGACGAGGAGGGACTCGTACGACCCAAGCTCGTCCCGGCCGAGGTCCGTCCCGACGTAGCTGGTGAGGGCGAAGAGCCGCATGATTTCGCTGATCACCTCGCGCTCGCCGTGCAGCCGTGTGACGTCCGCCGCATGACGGACCCAGTCCCGGTCGCCCATGCGCCGCATCAGCAGCACCGCCATCAGCGCCTGCCCCGGCTGCTCGATGAACTCCGCCTCCCTCAGTGCCTCGTCGGTCAGCCGGGAGAGCTTGCTGCTCGTCAGCACCTGGGACAACGACCCGTACGAGGCGAGGACGGGGGAGAAGAGCTCGATCCGGCCCAGGAACTCCTCGAACTCGGCATCCGAGACCTCGGTGCCGTTCACCAGGGACTCCCGGAGCTCCGGCCGCTCCAAAGCCTCCGACAGGGCCGCGCGCATGCTCCGCCCGACGTCCCGCGTCTTCCACTCGTCGGCCATGAGCGCGGCCCGCACGCCGTAACCGTTCAGGGTCAGCCGCAGGGCCCGCCGTTTGAGATCCAGGTCCCGCACGAGTTCGCTGCTGCGCAGCACGTCGGCGAGGAGGTCGAGCCACTCGACGAACACCTCGAAGTCGGAGCGGACGAGCACGCCGTCCCGGCGCTTGTCCTGGGCTATGGTCCGCATGGCGTCGGCCTGGTCGTACAGCCCGTCCATCAGCACGTTGAGCTCACCCTGGACCTCAGCGGGTGGGGCGGGCGGCTCGTACGCCAGGTCCGTGGGCCAGAAGTCGTCCAGCAGCGACTCCGTGTCGTCCCGGCCCCGCCAGCCGTCCTTCGAGGCCAGCACCGAGAAGGGGTCGTTGGCGCCGTCCCCGAGGCCCTCCCGCACCTGGCGGAAGCCGTCCATGACGCAGGCCAGCAGCGAGGTGTCGTTGCGGCGCAGCGCGGCCGCGTGGCGGATCACCTGTGCGTAGTCCAGCGGGTTGGCCAGCACCAGGGCCTTGAGGCCCTCGGAGTCCTCCATGCGGTACGCCGCCAGCAGGGGCCGGACCATGGGCTGGCAGAAGTAGATCTGGCCGTCGCGCTGACCGAGTATCCGCTTGGCGATGAGGGCGTCCAGGACGGCGCCCGAGGGCTCGGACCAGCCCAGCCCCTTGAAGTAGTCCAGGAGGAACTGTTCGGCCTCCATGCGGGGCAGGGCATCCCTGCCGCCGAGGGTGAGGTGCTCGTTCAGGCAGGACAGGATGTCCTGCAGCTCCCGGAAGTCCAGCTCGTAACGGCGGTCGACGCTCGGGTCGTCACGACCCAGCAGCAGGCCGAGGTACGACTCGAGGATCGCGGTGCTGTTGACCCCGCTCGTCCAGTCGCCGTGTCCGGCGGTGGCGACCAGCGCGGCCAGCATGGCGGGCGTGTGGGGCAGCCTTCCGCGGCTGAGCAGGTCGAGCATCGCGGTCACGTCGGAGTCCGCTTCTTCCGGGCGCAGCAGGCGCACCAGGGCCCGCAGCTCGCGGCGGCCGAAGGGGCCGAGGTAGCGGACGCGCGAGACCCAGCCCTCGCGTCCCAGCTCGTCGTTGAGCCGGTGACTCACCGCGGTCCGGGACCCGAGGAGATACATGTTCTGCGGGTATTGCGCCATGAACTTCAGCAGGTTCCTCAGCCGCTTCTCGGACCGCGGGTCGACATTGTCGACGGCCAGGACGAGACGCGGCAGGACGTCCCGCTTGCCCGCGGGTATTCCGGCGCGGGCGAGCTGGGTGCGCACCTCCCGCTCCACGCCGTTCCCGCCGCTCCCCACCGCCGTGAAGTCGATGACCACGGGGGCGTACTGGGAGTCCAGACCATAGGCGGTGTGCGTCAGCCACTGGAGCGTGCTCGTCAGCCCGCTGTACTCGTCGCCGACGATGACGAAGTGCCGGTACTCGGACAGGCTGGCCCGCAGGTCGTCGGGGGTGATCCTGCCGTCCTCGAGATCCGTCAGTGCCAGGTACTGGTCGACCGGCAGGTGCAGCAGGACGGGGGGCACCAGCAGGCCGTCCATGTCCAGCTGCCACCGGTCCGGGCCCGCCATGAGCAGGCTGCGTTCGCGCACCGCGTCCAGAAGGAACTCGGCGGCCAGGTCCGCGGCGGTACGGGTGACGGCCACCTCCTCCGACGCCGGGGAGCGGACGGGTCGGCCGCCGGGTGCGTCGAAGTCGATGACCTGCTTGCCCCCGGGCATCATGTCGACGCCCTGGTCGAAGGCGTCCCTGGCGTCGAAGTAGCTCCGCACGTGCACGGTGTAGGCGTGCGGGGCGCGGGGACGGTCGACGTCCACGACGCTGTAGGCGTTGAAGTAGTCACGCGTCTGGTAGAGCGAACCGGCCGCGCTGTGCATGAGCGTGCCGGTCCTGCTCACGAGACCGAGCGGATCGACGACGTGGACATGACCTGTACACAGCATGTCGAACCGGCTCGTCTCCCTGCGTACGTCGTGGCGGTCGAACTCCGCGAGCCAGTCCAGCGGGTGGTGCATCACGCAGATCTTCAGGTCGGCGTCGCCGAGCCGGTCGGCGGCGTGGACCACCTGCCGGTCTCCCACGATGAGGTGGGCCCGGTCGGCGTCGTCGCCCGCCCCGGTCGCCCGCCAGGCCGACGTCAGGGTGGCCACGGCGACCTCACTGTCGCGCAGCGTGAAGCGGTGGAGGGTGACCAGCGGGGAGGACAGGTCGACGTCCGTGCCCGCGTAGTAGTCGTTCCTGAACTCCAGCCACGGGGCCATCCGGCCCAGGTAGGCCGTCAGGTTCGGCGCGTCGAGGAGTCTGTTGACCGCGTCCCGGTTGTTCAGCCCCGACCGGAGGCCGTCTTCCTGGAACTGGTCGATCCTGCTGATGTCGACGTCGTGGTTCCCCGGCGCGAGGAGCATGCGGCCCCGGTCGAGGCCCAGCATGTCCTGCAGCGGATCGAGCAGCGCCTCACGGGCGAACGCGAACTGGTCCGGCTGCGCGCTGAAGGCCAGATCGCCGCTGAAGACCACCGCATCGACCGGTGCCTGCTCGTGGAACCCGCGCACGTCCGTCAGGAAGGCCTTGAGCACCTTGCTCTGATCGGGTTTCCAGTCCGCCCTGGCATGCAAGTCGCTGATGTGAACGATCCGCACGAAACACCCCCGCCTCCCGGACAACGCGTCTGCCAGCTTACGCGCGGCCCGCAGGGAAGATCCCCGTCGCGGAACCCATGTCCTGTGTTCCGACGAGGAGTTGACCCCGTGACGACAGGCGGGCGGAGCCCGCATAGCATGCCCTCCTGCCGCCGTGCGCCGCACGGCCGGCCAGTCACACGGGCACACAGGGGGCGGGCATGATCGGCAAACGCAGGGCTGCGGACATGACAGTCGCAGAACTGACCGAACTGGACCGTTCGCGCCCGCGGGCCGATGTGCTGCGGGAGTTGTTCCGGCACGCGGAGGGCGAGGTGGTCACGGCCATCGGCTGGTACCTGGCGCGGCGTCGCGGTCCCTCCCGGTGGTCCCGCTCGCTGCGCGCCCTCGCCGCGCTGCTGGGCATCGTCGGTACGATCACCCCGCTGGTGCACGCGGCCGACCCGACGGCCGTCCCGGCCGAATGGGGCTTCGTCTTCCTGGCCGGGGCCGCGGGCTGCGTGCTCTTCGACCGGATCTTCGGCTTCTCCGCGTCCTGGACCCGCTACATACGCACCGAACTGGCCCTGCAGCAAGTCCTGAAGCGGGCGCAGGCCGAGTGGACCCAGCACTTCCTCAAGAGCACGGACTCGCCCAGTGACAAGGAGACGGCCGCTCTCCTCGGGGTGATCGAGCGGCTGCGCGCGGACGCCCAGCGCCTCCTGGAGGAGGAGAGCGCGGCCTGGATCGGCTATCTGGCGGACGGGATGGAGGAGCTCACCCGCTCCACCGCGCACGCCGCCGGGCAGCGGCCGGGCCCCACCGGCGTGTTCCGGCTGGACCGGCTGCCCGGGCGCGAGCGGACGGTCGACCCGGCGCAGCGCACCCGCG encodes the following:
- a CDS encoding metallophosphoesterase, coding for MRAPPACRHGVNSSSEHRTWVPRRGSSLRAARKLADALSGRRGCFVRIVHISDLHARADWKPDQSKVLKAFLTDVRGFHEQAPVDAVVFSGDLAFSAQPDQFAFAREALLDPLQDMLGLDRGRMLLAPGNHDVDISRIDQFQEDGLRSGLNNRDAVNRLLDAPNLTAYLGRMAPWLEFRNDYYAGTDVDLSSPLVTLHRFTLRDSEVAVATLTSAWRATGAGDDADRAHLIVGDRQVVHAADRLGDADLKICVMHHPLDWLAEFDRHDVRRETSRFDMLCTGHVHVVDPLGLVSRTGTLMHSAAGSLYQTRDYFNAYSVVDVDRPRAPHAYTVHVRSYFDARDAFDQGVDMMPGGKQVIDFDAPGGRPVRSPASEEVAVTRTAADLAAEFLLDAVRERSLLMAGPDRWQLDMDGLLVPPVLLHLPVDQYLALTDLEDGRITPDDLRASLSEYRHFVIVGDEYSGLTSTLQWLTHTAYGLDSQYAPVVIDFTAVGSGGNGVEREVRTQLARAGIPAGKRDVLPRLVLAVDNVDPRSEKRLRNLLKFMAQYPQNMYLLGSRTAVSHRLNDELGREGWVSRVRYLGPFGRRELRALVRLLRPEEADSDVTAMLDLLSRGRLPHTPAMLAALVATAGHGDWTSGVNSTAILESYLGLLLGRDDPSVDRRYELDFRELQDILSCLNEHLTLGGRDALPRMEAEQFLLDYFKGLGWSEPSGAVLDALIAKRILGQRDGQIYFCQPMVRPLLAAYRMEDSEGLKALVLANPLDYAQVIRHAAALRRNDTSLLACVMDGFRQVREGLGDGANDPFSVLASKDGWRGRDDTESLLDDFWPTDLAYEPPAPPAEVQGELNVLMDGLYDQADAMRTIAQDKRRDGVLVRSDFEVFVEWLDLLADVLRSSELVRDLDLKRRALRLTLNGYGVRAALMADEWKTRDVGRSMRAALSEALERPELRESLVNGTEVSDAEFEEFLGRIELFSPVLASYGSLSQVLTSSKLSRLTDEALREAEFIEQPGQALMAVLLMRRMGDRDWVRHAADVTRLHGEREVISEIMRLFALTSYVGTDLGRDELGSYESLLVDIAVQHKELPTQGPTRARDYQRNQFVQALRNRRLRFMQRGGDDDTKRIERF
- a CDS encoding SLATT domain-containing protein, whose protein sequence is MTVAELTELDRSRPRADVLRELFRHAEGEVVTAIGWYLARRRGPSRWSRSLRALAALLGIVGTITPLVHAADPTAVPAEWGFVFLAGAAGCVLFDRIFGFSASWTRYIRTELALQQVLKRAQAEWTQHFLKSTDSPSDKETAALLGVIERLRADAQRLLEEESAAWIGYLADGMEELTRSTAHAAGQRPGPTGVFRLDRLPGRERTVDPAQRTRDPAL